A single bacterium DNA region contains:
- a CDS encoding HAMP domain-containing histidine kinase, whose translation MFAHIRTKILALFVLNVVLWLTFLGVIFYWIASRSLENQLEDSLEATAAVLASQWDGSLLLPLKPGMENSALYRSFLERLQRLKQQTDLDAIYIASVERMNILSTERNLRIGQPIPRLDILGKQLNETMTGRTSASVLIRVQDRYYKSALAPIYSQNRVVAVLIADISPHYLTYLQTFRNSIFLFTGIALLCCIFSAHLFSRSITTPISRMVKGVEEISKAHYEQPLALGGSDELSHLATSIENMRQNILHRDIQMKMMLSGIAHEIRNPLGGIELFAGILAKEKLEPEQRAYMERIQSEVQNLKKLLNEFLDFARPRSLENEDISVPHLLSEIETLFSDEIQHKSAQWILEVQPGIETIHADRSKLKQALLNLYKNAFQALPASNGQIQTKLHKNAAGVLLEISNTQRDALAAETCRRIFEPFFTTKEKGMGLGLPLAKGIIEAHGGELKLIENETTKITFAVRLPQKERTAVGQI comes from the coding sequence ATGTTTGCGCACATCCGCACGAAGATTCTCGCGTTATTTGTTTTGAACGTTGTCCTCTGGCTCACGTTTCTGGGAGTCATCTTCTATTGGATCGCATCCCGGTCGCTGGAAAATCAACTGGAGGACAGTTTAGAAGCTACCGCCGCCGTGCTCGCATCTCAATGGGATGGAAGTTTGCTGCTTCCGCTAAAGCCAGGAATGGAAAACAGCGCTTTGTATCGATCCTTCCTCGAACGTTTGCAAAGACTCAAGCAGCAAACCGATCTGGATGCTATTTACATCGCATCAGTTGAACGAATGAATATTCTTTCAACGGAGCGGAATCTAAGAATCGGACAACCGATTCCCAGGTTGGATATTCTGGGCAAACAACTGAACGAAACGATGACCGGAAGAACCTCCGCTTCTGTCCTGATCCGGGTTCAGGATCGTTACTACAAGAGTGCGCTCGCTCCTATCTATTCACAAAACCGTGTTGTCGCAGTTTTGATCGCCGACATCAGTCCTCACTATTTGACCTATCTTCAGACATTTCGAAATTCCATTTTTCTTTTTACAGGCATAGCTCTTCTCTGTTGCATCTTTAGCGCGCATCTCTTTTCTCGCAGCATCACGACGCCCATTTCAAGAATGGTCAAAGGGGTGGAAGAAATCAGCAAAGCGCATTATGAACAACCGCTGGCTTTAGGCGGGTCTGATGAACTTTCACATCTTGCTACCTCGATCGAAAACATGCGGCAAAACATTCTTCATCGCGATATTCAAATGAAAATGATGTTAAGCGGAATTGCCCATGAAATCAGAAACCCGCTTGGCGGCATTGAGTTGTTTGCCGGCATTCTCGCGAAAGAGAAACTCGAGCCGGAACAACGCGCGTACATGGAACGCATCCAATCGGAAGTTCAGAATCTAAAAAAATTGCTCAACGAATTTCTGGATTTTGCGCGACCTCGCAGCCTAGAGAATGAAGACATTTCCGTGCCCCATCTGCTTTCAGAAATCGAAACATTGTTCAGCGATGAAATCCAGCACAAAAGCGCCCAATGGATCCTGGAAGTTCAGCCTGGAATAGAAACAATTCATGCGGACCGCTCCAAGCTCAAACAGGCTTTATTAAATCTCTACAAAAATGCTTTTCAGGCGCTTCCCGCTTCCAACGGTCAAATACAAACGAAACTTCATAAGAATGCAGCAGGCGTCCTCCTGGAAATCAGCAACACCCAACGGGACGCGCTTGCGGCCGAGACCTGCAGGCGCATTTTTGAGCCGTTCTTCACTACGAAGGAAAAAGGGATGGGGCTCGGTTTGCCCCTGGCCAAAGGCATTATTGAAGCTCACGGAGGCGAATTGAAGCTCATTGAAAACGAAACCACAAAAATCACTTTTGCGGTTCGGCTTCCTCAGAAGGAGCGAACGGCGGTTGGAC
- a CDS encoding molybdopterin molybdotransferase MoeA, protein MEPISYSESLQILQKVIEKIRGTTETIPARQAVFRVLAGSVFAKRANPAIAVAAMDGIAVNSSTIPDALVRLRQEQWQFINTGDVVPEQFNSVIRIEDVQWEENVPVLDKKPNIYQNVRRPGEDFDKGTLLLLPNQQLQPQDISLLLAAGCDPVEVYKKPVVSFIPTGSELVHSYDTDQPGKILESNSAMIAGFVQTWGGEFHLMDLVPDEADDLAQTLKLSVHESDIVVISAGTSKGTKDVTADVIRIMGKIHFRGVKMTPGKPVILGEISGIPILGLPGYPAAAHVCSYLYLRPLVCELSHVHSSLPRSVFISSEEIPAKNHDYFYRVNCFDIEGQTYVRRTAGGSSSISSLSQMDGLMHIPPQTPIKKRDGVRIDVIQDRPQNTITARGVSDPGFLHLFAMLQRSVPSHRLLFWPSPAYEALQSIVERNVHIATLNTPAEGNDSFDSFSKQLQEPMHRYRAFTRTVGLTFREPGHQELTKGLKIAVPESELPLWNSSLDKRGISRDHFQIINHAANDKYLQEAFQLSRWDAVFADIRFLTEEHPPLFSVQEHLDFVIPESYIEMLPVRKLIELLLSEEFWMWIETQKGCDVAQRGLLE, encoded by the coding sequence ATGGAACCGATCAGTTATTCGGAGAGTCTTCAGATCCTGCAGAAGGTGATCGAAAAGATACGAGGCACCACGGAAACAATTCCTGCGAGACAAGCGGTCTTTCGCGTGCTGGCCGGCTCGGTATTCGCGAAACGGGCCAATCCCGCAATCGCCGTAGCCGCAATGGATGGAATCGCCGTTAACAGTTCCACGATCCCCGATGCGCTCGTACGATTGCGCCAGGAGCAGTGGCAGTTCATCAACACAGGGGATGTGGTCCCGGAACAGTTTAATTCGGTGATCAGGATCGAGGACGTTCAATGGGAAGAAAATGTGCCGGTGCTGGATAAAAAACCGAACATCTATCAGAACGTGAGGCGGCCCGGTGAAGATTTCGACAAGGGAACCTTGCTCCTTTTACCGAATCAACAATTGCAGCCCCAGGACATTTCGCTGCTGCTGGCTGCCGGTTGCGATCCTGTAGAGGTTTACAAAAAACCTGTTGTTAGTTTTATTCCCACCGGCTCAGAACTTGTCCATTCCTACGATACGGATCAACCGGGAAAAATTTTGGAATCAAATTCCGCAATGATTGCAGGTTTTGTGCAGACATGGGGTGGCGAATTCCATTTGATGGATCTGGTACCGGATGAAGCTGACGATCTTGCGCAAACGCTCAAGCTTTCCGTTCATGAAAGCGATATCGTAGTCATTTCTGCCGGAACTTCCAAAGGAACAAAAGACGTAACGGCCGACGTCATTCGCATCATGGGAAAAATCCATTTTCGAGGAGTGAAGATGACTCCTGGAAAACCGGTGATTCTCGGAGAAATTTCCGGGATCCCAATTCTAGGACTTCCAGGATATCCGGCTGCGGCCCACGTCTGCTCTTATCTATATTTGCGACCGCTGGTTTGCGAACTGTCTCACGTTCATTCTTCTCTGCCCCGTTCTGTTTTTATTTCCTCCGAGGAAATCCCCGCAAAGAACCACGACTATTTCTATAGAGTGAATTGTTTCGACATAGAAGGACAAACCTATGTTCGACGCACCGCAGGTGGGTCCAGTTCCATCTCGTCACTCTCACAAATGGACGGGCTGATGCACATTCCACCACAAACACCAATCAAGAAACGGGACGGTGTCCGAATTGATGTAATTCAGGACAGGCCACAGAATACAATCACCGCGCGGGGAGTTTCCGATCCGGGCTTCTTACATCTTTTTGCAATGCTTCAAAGAAGTGTGCCTTCCCATCGTTTGCTTTTCTGGCCTTCGCCCGCTTACGAAGCGTTGCAATCGATCGTCGAACGAAACGTTCATATTGCGACTTTAAACACTCCCGCAGAAGGAAACGATTCATTTGATTCCTTTTCAAAACAACTGCAGGAACCAATGCATCGATATCGTGCCTTCACCCGAACCGTTGGTTTGACTTTCCGCGAACCCGGACACCAGGAGCTTACGAAAGGACTGAAAATTGCCGTGCCTGAATCCGAACTTCCACTTTGGAATTCTTCACTGGATAAACGAGGAATCAGTCGCGATCATTTCCAGATCATCAATCATGCCGCGAATGACAAATATCTTCAGGAAGCGTTTCAGCTTTCCCGGTGGGACGCCGTTTTTGCCGATATCAGATTTTTGACAGAGGAGCATCCTCCTCTCTTTTCCGTGCAGGAACACCTTGATTTTGTCATCCCCGAAAGTTACATCGAAATGCTTCCCGTCAGAAAACTGATAGAACTTTTGCTTTCAGAAGAATTTTGGATGTGGATCGAAACGCAGAAAGGCTGCGATGTCGCCCAGCGGGGATTGCTGGAATAA